The Impatiens glandulifera chromosome 3, dImpGla2.1, whole genome shotgun sequence genome contains a region encoding:
- the LOC124930460 gene encoding flavonoid 3',5'-hydroxylase 1-like has product MIVAGAGPTSHAMEFGLAEMMNNPMVMERAQQELEVVVGANNMVDESHIHQLPYLKAIIKETLRLHPIVPLLAPRCPSKSCIVGGYSIPKGARVCVNVWAIHRDPFIWENPLKFDPERFMGSKWDFNGNDFKYFPFGSGRRICVGIELAERILVLFLASLVHGFEWSVPVGEKLNLEEKFGIGLKKKKPLMAIPTPRIFNKSFYE; this is encoded by the coding sequence ATGATCGTCGCAGGGGCTGGTCCAACATCTCACGCAATGGAATTCGGGTTGGCCGAGATGATGAACAATCCCATGGTAATGGAAAGAGCACAACAAGAATTAGAAGTAGTGGTGGGTGCAAACAATATGGTTGATGAATCACATATTCATCAATTACCTTATTTGAAAGCAATCATCAAAGAGACATTGCGTTTACACCCAATTGTGCCCCTCCTAGCACCACGCTGCCCTAGCAAGTCATGCATTGTTGGTGGTTATTCGATCCCCAAGGGTGCCCGTGTTTGCGTTAATGTTTGGGCCATTCATCGGGATCCTTTTATTTGGGAAAACCCACTAAAATTTGACCCAGAGAGGTTTATGGGATCAAAATGGGACTTCAATGGAAATGACTTTAAATATTTTCCATTTGGCTCTGGAAGGAGGATCTGTGTGGGCATCGAATTAGCAGAAAGGATTTTAGTATTATTCCTAGCCTCCCTAGTTCACGGTTTCGAGTGGAGCGTTCCGGTTGGGGAAAAGCTAAATTTAGAAGAGAAGTTTGGGATTGGactaaagaaaaagaaaccTCTCATGGCAATACCAACACCAaggatttttaataaatctttcTATGAGTAA
- the LOC124930461 gene encoding cytochrome P450 93A3-like encodes MALITASFSNFKCVTYFILVLSMIWCIWLLVKKFYKNTPKSPHLPPGPKGLPFVGNLIPFLHLQRQNYFTTLSQTYGPIISLHLGYKLVIIISSPSVASEVLKDQDIIFANRDVSIAGKVGFYDGSDILWSPYGPEWSMLRRVCVQEMLSGPMLDSTYVLRQNEVRRMVKNLYVRGMSQVNVGEEIFMTMISLITNMLCGGRGGNEEENKSLVNGLGLIVNEMILLLGKPNISDFFPSLAYFDFQSIEKQMKRLVQKFENIFELMVNERTREDNEKNNTLHKKDFLQALLNIRDSRDAKTPLTMTHAKTLLMVFILTP; translated from the coding sequence ATGGCATTAATAACAGCCTCATTCTCGAACTTCAAATGTGTTACCTATTTTATATTGGTCTTGTCTATGATATGGTGCATCTGGCTTCTAGTTAAGAAGTTCTACAAAAATACCCCAAAATCGCCACACCTGCCTCCAGGACCCAAAGGCCTACCTTTTGTTGGGAACCTGATCCCTTTCCTCCATCTTCAACGTCAAAATTACTTTACCACACTTTCCCAAACCTATGGACCAATCATCTCCCTTCATCTTGGCTACAAACTTGTCATTATCATCTCATCTCCCTCGGTAGCAAGTGAGGTTCTCAAGGATCAAGATATTATCTTTGCCAATCGTGATGTCTCGATTGCTGGTAAAGTAGGGTTTTATGACGGTTCCGACATCTTGTGGAGCCCGTATGGACCCGAATGGAGTATGCTACGGAGAGTTTGTGTACAAGAAATGCTCAGCGGACCCATGTTGGATTCTACCTATGTTCTCCGACAGAACGAGGTCCGAAGGATGGTAAAGAACCTCTATGTTCGGGGGATGTCACAAGTGAATGTTGGAGAAGAGATATTCATGACAATGATTAGTTTAATCACCAACATGTTGTGTGGAGGACGAGGTGGAAATGAGGAGGAGAACAAGAGTCTAGTGAATGGGTTAGGATTGATTGTGAATGAGATGATTCTGCTGCTAGGAAAGCCAAATATTTCTGACTTCTTTCCAAGCTTGGCGTATTTTGATTTCCAAAGTATTGAGAAACAGATGAAGAGGTTAGTgcagaagtttgaaaatatatttgaattgatGGTAAATGAACGGACGCGTGAGGATAATGAAAAGAATAATACACTTCATAAGAAGGATTTTTTGCAAGCTTTGTTGAATATAAGAGACAGCAGAGATGCTAAGACACCTTTAACTATGACCCATGCCAAAACTCTATTAATGGTATTTATTCTAACTCCTTAA